Proteins encoded together in one Amblyomma americanum isolate KBUSLIRL-KWMA chromosome 1, ASM5285725v1, whole genome shotgun sequence window:
- the LOC144107253 gene encoding uncharacterized protein LOC144107253 yields MSWDAHVSKVCLSLSRYIGIISRNKHILPAKTKLNLYYAFFYSYVSYCFLVWGQTTASNIQKLLVLQKRILRVIANVPYDAPTRPIYQQYRMIPVTRMFDYRFSLFYQKIIAEDDAFFSGIVTLTPHQTPYVTRQRMIYSLPRCRTNYGFSTLKYILPKYLNTPFYDTLHSMSVSAIRNVFSS; encoded by the coding sequence ATGTCGTGGGACGCCCACGTAAGCAAAGTGTGCCTATCCCTTTCCAGATATATTGGGATAATTTCGcggaataaacatattctacccGCCAAAACCAAGCTTAATCTGTACTATGCGTTCTTTTATTCTTATGTATCGTATTGCTTCCTTGTATGGGGACAAACCACAGCATCTAACATCCAGAAGCTTCTAGTACTGCAAAAAAGAATACTTCGCGTAATTGCTAATGTACCGTATGATGCTCCGACACGTCCTATCTACCAGCAATACAGAATGATACCCGTAACAAGAATGTTCGATTACAGGTTTTCATTGTTCTATCAAAAAATAATAGCCGAAGACGACGCATTTTTTTCCGGCATTGTGACACTTACACCACATCAGACACCGTATGTGACACGACAGCGTATGATCTATTCATTACCACGATGCAGAACAAACTATGGCTTTTCCACACTAAAATACATTCTTCCGAAATACTTGAACACGCCATTTTACGACACGTTACACAGCATGTCTGTCTCGGCTATTCGAAATGTGTTTTCAAGCTAG